Below is a genomic region from Citrobacter europaeus.
TGCGCAGCGTTGAGTTCCTCAAGCTTGTAGCCGGTCCACACCCAGATATCTTTTCCCGGACACTCAGCGCGAATACGCTGTACCAGTTGCAGAATATCCGGCACGTTTTGCGGATGCAGCGGATCGCCGCCGGACAGCGAAATCCCCTGACGGTGAATGCGCGTGTCGTTCAGATCGGCAATGATCTTATCTTCCATCTCTTTGGTAAACGGTTCGCCGGAATTGAGCCGCCAGGTGCTTTTGTTATAGCAACCGGGGCATTCGTGCACGCACCCGGAGACAA
It encodes:
- the nrdG gene encoding anaerobic ribonucleoside-triphosphate reductase-activating protein, which codes for MQYHQYYPVDIVNGPGTRCTLFVSGCVHECPGCYNKSTWRLNSGEPFTKEMEDKIIADLNDTRIHRQGISLSGGDPLHPQNVPDILQLVQRIRAECPGKDIWVWTGYKLEELNAAQMQVVDLINVLVDGKFVQDLKDPALIWRGSSNQVVHHLR